From Paraburkholderia sabiae, a single genomic window includes:
- a CDS encoding cytochrome c oxidase assembly protein — translation MNLLYWLEPWEPSPTVVIAVLLAAVLFARGVRKAKVSVARQLSFWFGLAALYVALHTRLDYFFEHEFFMHRAQHLVLHHLGPFFIALSYPGAAMRAGIPFAWRQRYMRPALQTRWVRATLDVLFHPVVAVVLFVGLIYFWLLSPIHFVAMLDWRLYRVMNWSMVIDGLMFWWLVLDSRPAPPARLSPGRRILMVVAAIPPQIVLGAFIFFSPRELYPVYSICGRAFTWLSPMRDQQIGGLLLWIPGSMMSVIGALLALRHWMRLSARTRLRDEKRADVTTSARKPTPSSALHANQH, via the coding sequence ATGAACCTGCTCTACTGGCTCGAACCCTGGGAACCGTCGCCGACCGTGGTGATCGCGGTACTGCTCGCCGCCGTGCTGTTCGCGCGCGGCGTGCGCAAGGCGAAGGTATCGGTGGCGCGGCAACTGTCGTTCTGGTTTGGGCTCGCGGCGCTCTACGTCGCGCTGCATACGCGGCTCGACTATTTCTTCGAGCATGAGTTCTTCATGCATCGCGCGCAGCATCTGGTGCTGCATCATCTCGGGCCGTTTTTCATCGCGCTGTCGTATCCGGGCGCGGCGATGCGCGCGGGCATTCCGTTCGCGTGGCGGCAACGCTATATGCGCCCTGCACTCCAGACGCGCTGGGTACGTGCAACGCTCGACGTGCTGTTTCATCCCGTCGTCGCCGTCGTTCTGTTCGTTGGACTAATCTATTTCTGGCTGCTCTCGCCGATTCATTTCGTCGCGATGCTCGACTGGCGTCTGTATCGCGTGATGAACTGGAGCATGGTGATCGACGGCCTGATGTTCTGGTGGCTCGTGCTCGATTCCCGACCGGCGCCGCCTGCGCGGCTCTCGCCGGGTCGCCGGATCTTGATGGTCGTCGCGGCGATCCCGCCGCAGATCGTGCTCGGCGCGTTCATTTTCTTCTCGCCGCGCGAGCTGTATCCCGTCTATTCGATCTGCGGACGCGCTTTTACCTGGCTCAGTCCGATGCGCGATCAGCAGATCGGCGGACTGTTGCTATGGATTCCTGGTTCGATGATGAGCGTGATCGGCGCGCTGCTCGCGCTGCGTCACTGGATGAGACTGTCCGCGCGAACGCGCCTGCGCGATGAGAAACGTGCGGACGTCACAACGTCGGCTCGCAAGCCAACGCCATCGAGTGCACTGCACGCGAATCAGCATTGA
- a CDS encoding copper chaperone PCu(A)C has product MTQRIKTLSTLHTLLCAAAFVFTATGSIAAHAADSKQAIAVQNAWVRWLPNNLPAAAYVTLTNSSDKPIDLVDVSSADYGSAMLHQTVSNGSTQKMVMVDKLTVPAHGQASIAPGGYHVMLEDAKHKVAPGDTVHLKLKFSDGETLDAPFAVKSPAAAK; this is encoded by the coding sequence ATGACACAACGAATCAAAACGCTTTCGACGCTTCACACGCTGCTTTGCGCTGCCGCTTTCGTCTTCACAGCGACGGGCAGCATCGCCGCGCACGCCGCCGACAGCAAGCAGGCCATCGCCGTGCAGAACGCGTGGGTCCGCTGGCTGCCGAACAATCTGCCCGCCGCGGCTTACGTCACGCTCACCAATTCGAGCGACAAGCCGATCGATCTCGTCGACGTATCGAGCGCCGACTACGGCAGCGCGATGCTCCATCAGACGGTATCGAACGGCTCGACGCAGAAGATGGTGATGGTCGACAAGCTGACAGTGCCCGCGCATGGTCAGGCATCGATTGCGCCGGGCGGCTATCACGTGATGCTCGAGGACGCGAAGCATAAGGTCGCGCCCGGCGATACCGTTCATCTGAAGCTGAAGTTCTCCGACGGCGAGACGCTCGATGCGCCGTTTGCCGTGAAGTCGCCTGCGGCTGCCAAGTAA